One genomic segment of Hordeum vulgare subsp. vulgare chromosome 2H, MorexV3_pseudomolecules_assembly, whole genome shotgun sequence includes these proteins:
- the LOC123430872 gene encoding protein IQ-DOMAIN 19-like: MGKAGRWLRSILAGKKGGGRRGDRRGQSQCDSTPLAELPVAASPREKRRWSFRRPAPPVKTAAAPSPLALEPGGLSVAVAERELEQSKHAVAVSMAAADAAVIRLRPPEAEDDINLYATPVQEAAAARIQATFRGYLARKALCALRGLVKLQALIRGHLVRKQARATLRRMQALLMAQTRVRAQRMRMLEDEDHAAAAPVDRRSPQHPRRRRSYEMDRSGEEHAKIVEMDMGEPPRRGRSSCSVAASEPWSREGRRADYYGPGQCSPAPSAAFTEITSPRAYSGRFEDFEPATARVSAYVPAGYAADEGESASEFFPNYMANTQSSRAKARSQSAPKQRPDSPSPLERQPSRRRGGPAPLPRSVKMQRSSSHVGVPCSAAATYAHYYPWPVKLDRSSASLHESECGSTSSILTASTTVGYSRSMVGFEVHRNQY, from the exons ATGGGGAAGGCCGGGAGGTGGCTGAGGAGCATCTTGGCCGGGAAGAAGGGTGGTGGCCGGAGAGGGGACAGGCGGGGGCAGTCACAGTGTGACTCGACGCCTTTAGCCGAGCTGCCGGTGGCTGCCAGCCCGAGGGAGAAGAGGCGATGGAGCTTCCGGAGGCCTGCGCCGCCGGTCAAGACCGCCGCCGCACCGTCGCCGTTGGCCCTGGAACCTGGCGGTCTGTcggtggcggtggcggagcgCGAGCTTGAGCAGAGCAAGCACGCCGTGGCGGTGTCCATGGCTGCCGCCGATGCCGCAGTCATACGCCTGAGGCCCCCCGAGGCGGAGGACGACATCAACTTGTATGCAACCCCTGTCCAGGAGGCCGCTGCCGCAAGGATTCAGGCCACCTTCAGAGGTTACCTG GCAAGGAAGGCTCTCTGCGCACTGAGGGGGCTGGTGAAGCTGCAAGCGCTGATCAGGGGTCACCTGGTGAGGAAGCAGGCCAGGGCCACGCTCCGACGCATGCAGGCCCTCCTCATGGCGCAGACCCGCGTGCGCGCGCAGCGCATGCGCATGCTCGAGGACGAAGACCACGCCGCCGCTGCCCCTGTGGACCGCCGGTCGCCGCAGCACCCCAGGCGGCGCCGCTCCTAC GAGATGGACAGGTCCGGCGAGGAGCATGCCAAGATCGTCGAGATGGACATGGGGGAGCCGCCGCGGCGGGGGCGGAGCAGCTGCTCGGTCGCGGCGAGCGAACCATGGTCGAGGGAAGGCCGGCGAGCAGATTACTACGGCCCCGGCCAGTGCTCGCCAGCGCCGTCGGCGGCGTTCACCGAGATCACGAGCCCGCGCGCCTACAGCGGCCGCTTCGAGGACTTCGAGCCGGCGACGGCGCGTGTCAGCGCGTACGTGCCGGCTGGTTACGCCGCCGACGAGGGCGAGTCCGCGTCCGAGTTCTTCCCGAACTACATGGCCAATACCCAGTCCTCGCGCGCCAAGGCCCGGTCCCAGAGCGCGCCGAAGCAGAGGCCCGACTCGCCGTCGCCGCTGGAGCGGCAGCCGAGCCGTCGCCGCGGTGGCCCGGCGCCCTTGCCGAGAAGCGTCAAGATGCAGCGGTCGTCGTCGCACGTCGGCGTGCCATGCTCGGCGGCGGCCACGTACGCACACTACTACCCGTGGCCGGTGAAGCTGGACCGGTCCAGCGCGTCGCTCCATGAGAGCGAGTGCGGGTCGACGAGCTCCATCCTCACCGCGTCTACCACCGTCGGTTACAGCCGCTCCATGGTCGGATTCGAG GTGCACAGGAACCAGTACTGA